Proteins encoded together in one Bactrocera neohumeralis isolate Rockhampton chromosome 4, APGP_CSIRO_Bneo_wtdbg2-racon-allhic-juicebox.fasta_v2, whole genome shotgun sequence window:
- the LOC126756039 gene encoding dynein axonemal assembly factor 4, which yields MVQVTQTEEDIKIIIELNRLITRKPDVILLPQYIKFNNPPIFFERHLVHEIDEVTSFCRIFKNEARIVLVKKQKGIWPEVFQKLSKDDLKQKRLEISDLIVERNKERDKLVVERFEQKRRMEIDKEVKRETAMRERVKQFQENARREALMVGVRKETHTKSQATPQMSTPPSATINNTNITGQRIGTPAVRPWASMRSGGKINVSFSKFTWSTPKRESQEGIPRPFTMHDMQSSNAPQESQEQCNVNDLNATD from the coding sequence ATGGTGCAAGTAACACAAACCGAAgaagatattaaaataattatcgaATTGAATCGGCTGATAACGCGCAAACCGGATGTCATCCTATTACCACAATATATCAAATTTAATAATCCACCAATATTCTTTGAACGCCATCTGGTGCACGAGATCGACGAGGTGACCAGTTTTTGTCGCATTTTCAAGAATGAAGCGCGTATTGTGCTCGTTAAGAAGCAGAAAGGCATCTGGCCCGAGGTATTTCAAAAGCTTTCGAAAGACGACTTGAAGCAAAAGCGTTTAGAGATTTCCGATTTAATTGTGGAGCGTAATAAAGAGCGTGATAAGCTGGTGGTTGAGCGGTTTGAGCAAAAGCGGCGTAtggaaatcgacaaagaggtaaAACGCGAAACGGCAATGAGAGAGCGCGTCAAGCAGTTTCAGGAGAATGCGCGTCGTGAAGCGCTGATGGTAGGTGTTCGCAAGGAAACACACACGAAATCACAGGCAACACCTCAAATGTCAACACCGCCGTCGGCAACCATCAACAACACCAACATAACGGGACAGCGTATTGGCACGCCAGCGGTGCGGCCGTGGGCGAGCATGCGAAGTGGTGGCAAAATAAACGTAAGCTTTTCCAAATTTACATGGAGCACACCGAAACGAGAGTCACAGGAGGGCATACCCCGACCATTCACCATGCACGACATGCAAAGCAGCAACGCGCCGCAGGAGAGTCAAGAGCAGTGCAATGTGAATGACTTGAATGCAACAGATTGA
- the LOC126754442 gene encoding uncharacterized protein LOC126754442: protein MLIFSKTSFLLAIIIGCAEAKFKMTNVKCLSTNESFAKFKTCRLKAVRRNINELSVYVKLLQLPIDNVKIVLQLKKRNDYRNRSIYEFGVDACAFLRNKRRNPLADLFYQFSGLKSHSNANHTCPYDHDIILDRYFIDDKFSSFIPLPTGSYEIQTRWETDGVKRADVNTVIEAYD, encoded by the exons ATGTTGATATTTTCGAAAACGAGTTTCTTGCTTGCAATAATAATTGGATGTGCAGAAGCT aaatttaaaatgacAAATGTAAAATGCCTTTCGACGAACGAATCGTTTGCCAAGTTCAAAACGTGTCGCCTGAAAGCCGTAAGACGCAACATCAATGAGTTATCGGTCTACGTAAAGTTGCTGCAATTGCCTATTGATAACGTGAAG ATCGTTTTACAACTGAAGAAACGCAATGACTATCGCAACCGTTCGATTTATGAATTTGGGGTTGACGCTTGCGCTTTCCTTCGCAACAAACGTCGCAATCCCTTGGCTGACTTATTCTACCAATTTTCGGGCCTTAAGAGTCACAGTAATGCAAATCACACTTGTCCTTATGAT CACGATATTATTTTGGATCGATATTTTATCGATGATAAATTTTCCAGTTTTATACCACTGCCCACAGGATCTTATGAAATACAAACCCGTTGGGAGACTGATGGCGTGAAGCGAGCTGATGTCAACACTGTAATTGAGGCAtatgactaa
- the LOC126756027 gene encoding SET and MYND domain-containing protein 4, whose protein sequence is MTLIEKTGFFPDYYLNLKNSQSDVFDVQIGKIAACRNDYERLTFVEQFPGIREHDVQLQVKREFAGKNADTAAQLKEKGNQAFKAKNWFEAMLFYTKSYMALPEDKVNERAIILANRSATLFHMEKYDETLIDVQRSIDLGYPKDLIYKLYERQARCYMVKKAYPNTIASFKKCITALDDAKVPSDRRSKLSLDAMTMIKMLERDPLTAKQAARQQKFGEAKLTMAIPDEKEFLSDNVRFDQNPSEGRFARAATDITVGEEILVEKPFVAVLLEKFSKTHCDNCFIRTAIPVVCPKCADVLYCSEECLSKASSTYHKYECGLLPTIWRSGASVNCHMALRIVANKPLEYYLKIKNDIEKDLPLEEILKLPSDDYRRVSHLVRHEKSRPASNIFQHTLMARFLTKCLAEAGYFGETPKPEDLITIGGIILRSLQFIQFNTHEVAELHAKKADGNEKTVFIGGGLYPTLALFNHSCDPGVVRYYRGTTIHVNTIRPIEAGLQIAENYGPIYTQEGREKRQAQLKELYWFDCTCDPCLENWPTFEHMPTDIIRFRCDGPKTCRAIIEVPATCNDFMIKCVTCGESTNILKGLKVMQDTELMTRTAKRLYEAGDYSKSLNKFIDLLKIMYEVLAPPFPDFCQCQQHAKDCFLHLGNFYNLN, encoded by the exons ATGACTTTGATTGAGAAAACCGGCTTCTTCCCCGACTACTATCTTAACCTGAAAAACTCGCAGTCGGACGTTTTTGATGTGCAGATTGGTAAGATAGCTGCATGTCGCAACGATTACGAGCGGCTGACATTTGTCGAACAATTTCCCGGTATACGTGAGCACGATGTACAACTGCAAGTGAAAAGGGAGTTCGCTGGTAAAAATGCCGACACTGCAGCACAACTCAAGGAGAAGGGTAATCAGGCgttcaaagcaaaaaattgGTTCGAAGCTATGCTTTTCTATACCAAAAGTTATATGGCATTGCCAGAGGACAAAG TGAATGAACGTGCCATCATCTTAGCTAATCGCTCCGCCACCCTCTTTCACATGGAGAAATATGATGAGACCCTGATTGATGTTCAGCGCTCCATCGATTTGGGTTATCCAAAGGATCTCATATACAAGCTGTACGAACGTCAGGCCCGTTGCTATATGGTAAAGAAAGCCTATCCCAATACCATAGCTTCCTTCAA AAAATGCATCACAGCTTTGGATGATGCCAAAGTGCCTTCGGATCGACGCAGCAAATTGAGCTTGGATGCCATGACCATGATAAAAATGCTGGAAAGAGATCCTCTGACGGCTAAACAGGCTGCAAGGCAGCAGAAATTCGGTGAAGCTAAATTGACAATGGCGATACCCGATGAAAAGGAGTTTCTCAGCGATAATGTGCGCTTCGATCAGAATCCGTCGGAGGGTCGTTTTGCGCGTGCCGCCACCGATATTACTGTGGGCGAGGAGATATTGGTGGAAAAACCATTTGTAGCGGTGCTCTTGGAGAAATTCTCCAAAACACATTGCGATAACTGTTTTATTAG AACGGCTATACCTGTGGTCTGTCCAAAGTGCGCCGATGTGCTCTACTGCTCCGAAGAGTGTTTATCCAAAGCCAGTTCCACGTATCATAAATACGAATGTGGTCTCTTGCCTACGATTTGGCGTTCCGGCGCTTCAGTTAATTGCCATATGGCTTTGCGTATTGTTGCCAATAAGCCTTTGGAATAttacttgaaaattaaaaatgatatcgaaaaggATTTACCGCTCGAGGAAATTCTTAA ACTACCTTCCGATGACTACAGACGCGTCTCGCATCTGGTACGTCACGAAAAATCGAGACCAGCCTCCAATATCTTCCAGCATACACTTATGGCACGCTTTCTAACCAAGTGTCTAGCAGAGGCTGGTTACTTTGGTGAAACACCTAAACCTGAAGATCTGATCACTATTGGTGGCATAATATTGCGCAGTTTGCAATTCATACAATTCAACACACACGAAGTGGCCGAATTGCATGCAAAGAAGGCCGATGGCAATGAGAAAACGGTCTTTATTGGCGGTGGACTCTATCCGACTTTGGCGCTCTTCAATCACTCCTGTGACCCCGGTGTGGTGAG ATACTATCGCGGCACTACCATACATGTGAACACCATACGTCCCATTGAGGCGGGTCTGCAAATCGCCGAGAATTATGGTCCCATTTATACGCAGGAAGGGCGTGAGAAACGTCAGGCGCAACTCAAAGAGCTGTATTGGTTCGATTGCACCTGTGATCCGTGTCTGGAGAATTGGCCCACCTTCGAACATATGCCGACCGATATCATACGCTTCCGCTGTGATGGCCCCAAAACGTGTAGGGCTATAATTGAGGTGCCGGCAACGTGCAATGATTTCATGATTAAATGCGTGACTTGCGGCGAGAGCACCAACATTTTGAAGGGCCTCAAAGTGATGCAG gatACCGAATTGATGACACGCACCGCCAAGCGTCTCTACGAAGCCGGCGACTACTCAAAGTCGCTGAATAAATTCATTGACTTACTAAAGATCATGTACGAGGTATTGGCACCGCCCTTCCCCGATTTTTGCCAGTGTCAACAGCATGCCAAGGACTGCTTCCTGCACTTGGGTAATTTCTATAATCTCAATTAA